In Heliangelus exortis chromosome 3, bHelExo1.hap1, whole genome shotgun sequence, the genomic stretch CATCTGGGGAGAGGTCATGAAGTATTTTGGAAAGGTTTAAATTTGAGGTCCCGTTATCAGATGCAGATGGTGAAGGCTCCACATCAAACGTTAATTCCTTAATCATCAATCTTATCATGTATTTGTCTGAtcttgaagagggaagaaatgCAGGGTCAGTGAACTTCTGTTTTCCAACCAGGATCAGTAACAATTTAGTGGTCAAGAAGCACAAACCCTTTggtttctcatttttctctagCTGAATTTGTTGAATATTGGGTAAGTTGGATGAAGTCAGCGAATAGACTAAAATAACATTGCAAGTATTGGAGGCAACTGTTACAGTTTGAGTTTTGGGGTCATATGCCATTATATCAGGAACCAGAATGCCTGGGATGCTAACTTTTTTGGTAGAGGTAACCTTTCTTTCAAAAGTCACCAAGATGAGATGTGAAGAATCTTGGCCACTTCCTGTTAGGTAGTCCTTGGGCCTCAGATGAAGAAGAGAACTGATATCAGCACCCTGCTTGCTAGCAAGGATGTGTGTTAGATCCACAGGAGATGTAACAGACATGAGCTTCTCAGAGTCCAGGTTCTTCTTCCCCCCATCCATGGAATACTCTTCCTCACCACCTAGGCTGGACTGTGAGGGCAAGGACTCTGTTTCAATGCTTGCTGGAACTTCAAATGCAACACCAGCATTCAAGCCACAGATCTTGTCTAGAGGGAGCTCGGTGGCAACAGCAACTTGGAAATCCAGGGTGGCTTCCACGGCACAGATGTAGCCCCCCACATCAAAGACTGGGCAAAAAGTACAAGGATTCAGGGTTTTCTGAGCATCATCCCAAATGTAAGAATGAAGGGCACTGCCTACTGCCACCACCAAACGATTGCCTTCCTTTGTCCAACAAGCACAGTGGATGAGACCACTGCCCTTAATGTCTGCTTTGATCCTGGAGTTGTTGAGGTGAACAGAGTGTAGGACAGAAGCATCCCGTGTGGTCAGCACAGCCAAGATCTCCTTCTTCGGATGCCACACGCAGCCCTGGGGGAGCACAGGAAAGGGCTCACTGATGTCACAGATCTGAGACACCAAGagcttgtttctttctgtgtcactgaagcagagctgccagATGGTGATGTG encodes the following:
- the LOC139795270 gene encoding WD repeat and coiled-coil-containing protein-like translates to MELGKAKLLRTGLNALYQAIHPVHGIAWTDGKQVILTALYYHNGEPKFGDSSVVGQFEHVHGLYWGPCPRDAPALLAVQHKKHITIWQLCFSDTERNKLLVSQICDISEPFPVLPQGCVWHPKKEILAVLTTRDASVLHSVHLNNSRIKADIKGSGLIHCACWTKEGNRLVVAVGSALHSYIWDDAQKTLNPCTFCPVFDVGGYICAVEATLDFQVAVATELPLDKICGLNAGVAFEVPASIETESLPSQSSLGGEEEYSMDGGKKNLDSEKLMSVTSPVDLTHILASKQGADISSLLHLRPKDYLTGSGQDSSHLILVTFERKVTSTKKVSIPGILVPDIMAYDPKTQTVTVASNTCNVILVYSLTSSNLPNIQQIQLEKNEKPKGLCFLTTKLLLILVGKQKFTDPAFLPSSRSDKYMIRLMIKELTFDVEPSPSASDNGTSNLNLSKILHDLSPDAHSLNRGLLIPDSAAIQSPTSRRKLIEEIKSPVCEQNFLLNVSDLKDKKISLDSSPTVESLGAESVSRTLPLSATSLDCSNKPTSPKRQVDVASKIPNSYKNNLLSEKEANYFSKNVEKLSGNFTDLQHRLHELTELLKSGKRNFPVYPSSQEPSFINITCQKQLSRSDADERRAVILCGGKLRLNVVQQIFSLSLVEMQHGTSWIVLTADSEGFVPLSFTPAQEVVVRDGSARGYSARSSKTLDIISSTEGCRPASSESLDITSSLEAPGDCSSKTLDSSSASEQPSSNM